In a genomic window of Phragmites australis chromosome 14, lpPhrAust1.1, whole genome shotgun sequence:
- the LOC133891646 gene encoding uncharacterized protein LOC133891646 has product MIGYIESLEKLGFPLSPELATDVILQSLPASFEPFILNFHMNSMEKSMAELHGMLKTAEESIKKSSSHVMMVQKDSKKRKRKDKAKTSDEISSSKPKPVGKPKAGPAASDTCHHCHKTGHWRRNCKLYLEELKKKKGSKTSSSGTEKD; this is encoded by the exons atgattggttacattgaaagcctggaaaaacttggttttccccttagccctgagttggctacggatgtaattctccagtcgctccctgcgagcttcgagccgttcattttgaactttcatatgaacagcatggagaaaagcatggctgaattgcatgggatgctaaaaactgctgaggaaagcattaagaagagctctagtcatgtgatgatggttcaaaaggatagcaagaagagaaagcgcaaggacaaggctaaaacttcggatgagatctcgagttctaagcctaaacctgttggaaagcccaaggctggccctgccgcttctgacacttgccaccactgccataagactggtcattggcggaggaactgcaaattgtacttggaagaactcaaaaagaagaagggaagtaagacttcatcttcag ggactgaaaaggactag